The following are encoded together in the Deinococcus roseus genome:
- a CDS encoding serine hydrolase gives MQQVLLDELIQRFDGDLSLCVSTMQGEVLFCHQQNHIFKAASLIKLPILSCALQQVQAGQLAMTDRLPLTAENQVPGAGVLHEMETGLSLTVQDLLTLMVVVSDNTATNVLIERLGLDAINAHIQHIQLQHTFLVGKLQMPLNLQNDLQKTGQRSTTSAADMNLWLLSLVQGKLLTPTLSEWALNLLKKQQDRLVISRRLPRTSDGELLYEVASKSGEIPSHRHDVGIVFAPKPYLVSLLSRGSNDFREHPDQALTLRLAELSERIFWLTQSV, from the coding sequence ATGCAACAGGTCCTGCTTGATGAATTGATTCAGCGTTTTGATGGCGACCTCTCGCTCTGTGTCAGCACCATGCAGGGCGAGGTGCTGTTTTGCCATCAGCAGAATCATATTTTCAAAGCCGCCAGCCTGATCAAGTTGCCCATCCTGAGTTGTGCCTTGCAGCAGGTGCAAGCAGGACAGCTGGCCATGACAGACCGCTTGCCCCTCACTGCAGAAAATCAGGTGCCCGGAGCAGGGGTGCTGCACGAGATGGAAACCGGTCTTTCCCTGACCGTCCAGGACCTGCTCACCCTGATGGTGGTGGTCAGTGACAACACCGCCACCAATGTCCTGATTGAACGTCTGGGTCTGGACGCCATCAATGCACACATCCAGCACATTCAGCTGCAACACACTTTTCTGGTGGGCAAACTGCAAATGCCTTTGAATTTGCAAAATGACCTGCAAAAAACAGGCCAGCGCAGCACCACCAGTGCTGCAGACATGAATTTGTGGTTGCTGAGCCTGGTTCAGGGAAAACTGCTGACCCCAACGTTGAGCGAATGGGCCCTGAACCTCCTGAAAAAACAGCAGGACCGTCTGGTGATTTCCCGGCGTCTGCCCCGCACATCCGATGGGGAATTGCTTTACGAGGTGGCCAGCAAAAGCGGAGAAATCCCCTCCCATCGCCATGATGTGGGGATTGTTTTTGCGCCAAAACCTTACCTGGTGAGCCTGCTGTCCAGAGGATCAAATGACTTCAGGGAACACCCGGATCAGGCCCTGACCTTAAGGCTTGCTGAGCTGTCTGAGCGAATTTTCTGGTTGACGCAAAGCGTCTGA
- a CDS encoding response regulator has product MIRVLLVDDHALFRQGIKSLLESEGDIRVIGEASNGREAIRFAAETKPDLILMDIQMPELDGVKACQSILEIDPEARVIMITMYRQDSYVFEALKAGARGYVLKDADASTLIDAIRRVAEGEALLNADLAQNVLDDFRHKKEVLPSEKHADLNERETMILRLLAQGHSNQEIAIKMDISEKTVRNRLSEIFAKLQLNNRTQAALYAIREGIANLE; this is encoded by the coding sequence ATGATTCGAGTCCTGCTCGTAGACGACCATGCCCTCTTTCGCCAGGGCATCAAAAGCCTCCTTGAAAGTGAAGGAGACATCCGCGTGATTGGCGAGGCTTCCAATGGCCGAGAGGCCATCCGTTTTGCTGCAGAAACCAAACCCGACCTGATCCTGATGGACATCCAGATGCCTGAACTGGACGGGGTCAAAGCCTGCCAGAGCATCCTGGAAATTGATCCAGAGGCCCGGGTCATCATGATCACCATGTACCGCCAGGACAGCTATGTGTTTGAAGCCCTCAAAGCCGGAGCCCGTGGTTACGTCCTGAAGGACGCCGATGCCAGCACCCTCATTGATGCCATTCGCCGGGTGGCAGAGGGTGAGGCCCTGCTGAACGCCGACCTGGCCCAGAACGTTCTGGACGATTTCCGCCACAAAAAAGAAGTGCTTCCCAGTGAAAAACACGCTGACCTCAATGAGCGGGAAACCATGATCCTGCGCTTGCTGGCCCAGGGCCACAGCAACCAGGAAATCGCCATCAAGATGGACATCAGCGAAAAAACCGTGCGCAACCGCCTGTCCGAAATCTTCGCCAAACTGCAACTGAACAACCGCACCCAGGCCGCCCTGTATGCCATCCGTGAAGGCATTGCCAACCTGGAATGA
- a CDS encoding iron ABC transporter substrate-binding protein → MNKTIAITLAGLLAGAALAQSKSITVYTGRSKGLVDPIVQQFEQDTGIKVNVRYATDSAIIAALQEEGKASPADVLWANSSGSLGIANEAGLLTTLSKTLVSKFPEVYAPSNNTWIPLSVRFRVMAYNTNKVKPESFPKSVMDLPKHKEFKGRIGWTPTYASFQDFVGAMIALKGEAATREWLLGMKALEPKSYAASNVAMMEGIRNNEIDVAITNHYYIQRFIKSGAPIGTYYFQQGDVGGLALVTGAGILKTSKKRADALKFLNYLVAPKAQQFFTAEVFEYPVTNKIILSSSLLPFAEAAKLSPKIDQEKMGPRLEQAQKLLREVGLL, encoded by the coding sequence ATGAACAAAACCATCGCAATCACACTGGCGGGCCTGCTGGCAGGCGCTGCTCTGGCCCAGAGCAAAAGCATCACCGTTTACACTGGACGCAGCAAAGGTCTGGTGGACCCCATTGTCCAGCAGTTCGAGCAGGACACGGGCATCAAGGTCAACGTGCGTTATGCCACCGATTCTGCCATCATTGCTGCGCTGCAAGAAGAAGGCAAAGCCAGCCCTGCAGATGTGCTGTGGGCCAACAGCTCTGGCAGCCTGGGCATTGCCAATGAGGCTGGCCTGCTGACCACCCTCTCCAAGACCCTGGTCAGCAAGTTCCCTGAAGTCTATGCTCCTTCCAACAACACCTGGATTCCCCTCTCGGTGCGTTTCCGGGTGATGGCCTACAACACCAACAAAGTCAAACCTGAATCTTTCCCCAAAAGTGTGATGGACCTTCCCAAACACAAAGAGTTCAAAGGCCGCATCGGCTGGACCCCCACCTATGCCAGCTTTCAGGATTTTGTGGGAGCCATGATCGCCCTCAAAGGCGAAGCGGCCACCAGAGAATGGCTGCTGGGCATGAAAGCCCTGGAACCCAAATCCTACGCTGCATCCAATGTGGCCATGATGGAAGGCATCCGCAACAACGAAATTGATGTGGCCATCACCAACCACTACTACATCCAGCGCTTCATCAAGAGTGGTGCGCCCATTGGCACCTACTACTTCCAGCAAGGGGATGTGGGCGGACTGGCCCTGGTGACGGGTGCAGGCATTCTGAAAACCAGCAAGAAACGTGCAGATGCCCTGAAGTTCCTGAATTACCTGGTGGCTCCCAAAGCCCAGCAATTCTTCACCGCTGAGGTTTTTGAGTACCCTGTGACCAACAAGATCATCCTCAGCAGCTCCCTGCTGCCTTTTGCAGAAGCCGCCAAACTCAGCCCCAAAATCGATCAGGAAAAGATGGGACCCCGTCTGGAACAGGCCCAGAAACTGCTGCGCGAAGTCGGACTGCTGTAA
- a CDS encoding ABC transporter permease: MLKHSPRPPKLFVLLSSLTALGVMIPLVYLVLRAMQAEGADLREIVFRTRNLELLWNTLMLMVGTVTASTLIALPLAFLTTRTNFALRKLGVFLGVLPLAVPGYVGAYALLAASGTDGMIEVLTGIHWPHPVGYWGALGVLTLFNFPYLFMNFWATLRNLDPSLEEAARSLGRSPMQVFWQVTLPQLRPAWYAGSLMIALHVFGDFGVVSLMRFETFSYAIYQQYNAAFDRVYAAWLSLMLLAVTASTLWLEARLLSRLKLSRSGSGAARKAPTMELGFWMWPALLFVALVAGATLIVPISSILFWLRQGIEQGVRDWGQVLWNSMQVALPASVITTLLAIPPAYLGVRYPGFWTRLIERSAYFGYATPPLALALALVFFSLKAVPAIYQTLTLLIGAYVLHFLAEAIGPVRASLYQATPRLEEAARSLGYNSMQAFARVTFPLMRSGLLASLALVFLSVLKELPISFLLSPIGFETLAKNVWAYTSEAMFADAAPYAITIVLVSGIFAALVLQEKK, encoded by the coding sequence GTGTTGAAACATTCCCCCAGACCCCCCAAACTTTTTGTTCTGCTCTCGTCCCTGACCGCCCTGGGGGTGATGATTCCGCTGGTTTACCTGGTGTTGCGGGCCATGCAGGCCGAAGGCGCAGACCTCAGGGAAATCGTGTTTCGCACCCGCAATCTGGAACTCCTGTGGAACACCCTGATGCTGATGGTGGGAACGGTGACGGCATCCACCCTGATTGCCCTGCCGCTGGCGTTTCTGACCACCCGCACCAACTTTGCCCTGCGCAAACTGGGGGTGTTTCTGGGGGTGCTGCCTCTGGCGGTGCCTGGTTATGTGGGGGCTTACGCCTTGCTGGCCGCCAGTGGCACAGACGGCATGATCGAAGTGCTGACGGGCATCCACTGGCCCCATCCGGTGGGGTACTGGGGGGCTCTGGGGGTGCTCACCCTCTTCAACTTTCCTTACCTGTTCATGAATTTCTGGGCCACCCTCAGAAACCTGGACCCCAGCCTGGAAGAAGCCGCCCGTTCGCTGGGTCGCAGCCCGATGCAGGTGTTCTGGCAGGTGACCCTGCCGCAACTCAGACCCGCCTGGTATGCCGGAAGCCTGATGATTGCCCTGCACGTGTTTGGGGATTTTGGGGTGGTGTCCCTGATGCGCTTTGAGACCTTCAGTTACGCCATCTACCAGCAGTACAACGCGGCTTTTGACCGGGTCTATGCTGCGTGGCTTTCCCTGATGCTGCTGGCGGTGACTGCCTCCACCCTGTGGCTGGAAGCCAGATTGCTCAGCAGGCTCAAGCTTTCCAGATCTGGCAGTGGTGCAGCCCGCAAGGCCCCCACCATGGAATTGGGTTTCTGGATGTGGCCCGCCCTGCTGTTTGTGGCCCTGGTGGCCGGAGCCACCCTGATTGTGCCGATCAGTTCGATTCTGTTCTGGTTGAGACAGGGCATTGAACAGGGGGTCAGAGACTGGGGACAGGTGTTGTGGAACTCCATGCAGGTGGCTTTGCCTGCCTCGGTGATCACCACCCTGCTGGCCATTCCTCCAGCCTATCTGGGGGTGCGCTATCCAGGCTTCTGGACCCGCCTGATTGAGCGCAGTGCCTATTTTGGATATGCCACACCGCCCCTGGCCCTGGCCCTGGCCCTGGTGTTCTTCTCGCTGAAAGCGGTTCCTGCCATTTACCAGACCCTGACTTTGCTGATTGGAGCTTATGTGCTGCACTTCCTGGCAGAAGCCATTGGACCGGTCCGGGCCAGCCTGTATCAGGCGACCCCCAGGCTTGAAGAAGCCGCCAGATCGCTGGGTTACAATTCCATGCAGGCTTTTGCCCGGGTGACTTTTCCCCTGATGCGCTCTGGCCTGCTGGCCAGTCTGGCCCTGGTGTTCCTCAGTGTCCTGAAAGAACTGCCCATCAGTTTCCTCTTGAGCCCCATCGGTTTTGAAACCCTGGCCAAAAACGTGTGGGCTTACACCTCAGAAGCCATGTTCGCAGATGCTGCGCCTTACGCCATCACCATCGTGCTGGTCTCAGGGATTTTTGCAGCACTGGTGTTGCAGGAGAAAAAATGA
- a CDS encoding ABC transporter ATP-binding protein — MTPTLNETQPGPVPQSGTEVLRVEHLSKRYAPGFPAVLDDLSFAVHKGEMLALLGPSGCGKTTTLRVIAGFERADQGQVLLDGRALIGPQVFLAPEKRNVGMVFQDYALFPHLNVTQNVMFGLKNMNRQEREERTRQVLGLVGLNIFAKRYPHELSGGQQQRVALARALAPRPKLILMDEPFSNLDAALRHTTRQEVKAILREAGMTAILVTHDQEEALSFADRIMLMRAGKIEQIGTPPEVYQSPRTAFVANFLGRSNLISARAAGKTADSCLGKLNLSEEAKGPVLISIRPEDIVFADQGVPVTVKYMEYKGHDVTYTCTCGEQEVLVHAHHNHHFLEGQQAFVTVQGLAQVLRGS, encoded by the coding sequence ATGACCCCCACCCTGAACGAAACCCAACCAGGCCCTGTCCCTCAAAGCGGCACTGAAGTGCTGCGTGTGGAACACCTCAGCAAACGCTACGCTCCGGGCTTCCCTGCTGTTCTGGATGATCTTTCTTTCGCTGTGCATAAAGGGGAGATGCTGGCCTTGCTGGGTCCTTCAGGATGCGGCAAAACCACCACCCTCAGGGTGATCGCTGGCTTTGAGCGGGCAGACCAGGGACAGGTGCTGCTGGACGGCAGGGCTTTGATCGGTCCACAGGTGTTTCTGGCCCCCGAAAAACGCAATGTGGGCATGGTCTTCCAGGATTACGCACTGTTTCCCCACCTGAACGTCACCCAGAACGTGATGTTTGGCCTGAAGAACATGAACCGCCAGGAACGGGAAGAACGCACCCGGCAGGTGCTGGGACTGGTGGGACTCAACATTTTTGCCAAACGTTACCCCCATGAGCTTTCTGGGGGGCAGCAACAGCGGGTGGCCCTGGCGCGTGCACTCGCTCCCCGCCCCAAACTGATCCTGATGGACGAGCCTTTCTCCAACCTGGACGCAGCCCTCAGGCACACCACCCGCCAGGAGGTCAAAGCCATTTTGCGCGAAGCAGGCATGACCGCCATTCTGGTGACCCACGATCAGGAAGAGGCCCTGAGCTTCGCAGACCGCATCATGCTGATGCGGGCAGGCAAAATTGAACAGATTGGCACCCCTCCAGAGGTGTACCAGAGCCCCAGAACGGCTTTTGTGGCCAACTTTCTGGGCCGCAGCAACCTGATCAGTGCCAGGGCTGCTGGAAAAACCGCGGACAGTTGCCTGGGCAAACTCAACCTCAGTGAAGAAGCGAAAGGCCCGGTTTTGATTTCCATCCGTCCAGAAGACATTGTGTTTGCAGATCAGGGTGTGCCTGTCACCGTCAAATACATGGAATACAAAGGCCACGATGTGACCTACACCTGCACCTGTGGCGAGCAGGAGGTTCTGGTGCATGCCCATCACAACCACCATTTTCTGGAAGGCCAGCAGGCTTTTGTGACGGTGCAGGGACTGGCCCAGGTGTTACGCGGCTCGTAA
- a CDS encoding U32 family peptidase produces the protein MSRTPRKPELMSPAGYWPEMRAAVEAGADAVFFGMKHFTARAKVGFEVPELPDVMRFLHERGSRGFLTFNTLVFDREIHLAAKAIEDIASAGVDAIIVQDLGIARLAREICPELEVHGSTQMSITSKEGAELAHRFGANRVVLGRELSLRDIERIASSTDIELEVFVHGALCVSYSGQCFSSEAWGGRSANRGQCAQACRLPYDLIVDGQYKNLEEARYLLSPGDLYALHQVPELMRIGVDCFKIEGRYKDAEYVAITTQAYRKAIDETWETGSFHISPEEERDIEQVYSRGLGPWFMQGTNHRQVVGGRAPRHRGVKLGEVTEVGRGFVRVKCAFEPKPGEGLVFDAAQRRSPELKEEGGNIYEVAPVKKGIYELRFGNGQIDFSRIAAGDWVWRSNDPTIQKKLKPLTEASKPSYTRPVSFEVYARMGETMTLIATDTEGHSVVAVSENPVQLAQNRALTLESLKTQLEKLGGTPFHLADFHADVQDGLFMPLGELNTLRRQAVDDLLAVRGGLPQRKVTSDPHLARFASLSSPSGGGPVADSGGGPQLHLLVRTPEQLEAALEVHPDSITLDYLELYGLKPSVQKVKEAGIRVRVASPRILKPTEQNIQKFLLSLDCEILVRSGGLLEGLLQVENRPALTGDFSLNTANVLTAETYLDLGAQAVTPTHDLNARQIEELAEKLGGDKLEVIAYQHLPVFHTEHCVFCRFLSEGTDYTNCGHPCESHKVALKDKRGLMHPVMADVGCRNTVFGAEAQSATKHLSGWLDSGIQNYRLEFVHESTEEVRQVARAYRDFLQGRITVSDLESRLQEVTPQGITEGSLFVPHDFENLTQLM, from the coding sequence ATGAGTCGTACCCCCCGCAAACCTGAGTTGATGAGTCCTGCCGGTTACTGGCCGGAAATGCGTGCCGCCGTTGAAGCTGGTGCAGATGCAGTTTTTTTCGGCATGAAGCACTTTACCGCCCGAGCCAAGGTGGGCTTTGAAGTCCCTGAACTTCCCGATGTGATGCGTTTTCTGCATGAACGGGGAAGCAGGGGTTTTCTGACCTTCAACACGCTGGTATTTGACCGGGAAATCCATCTGGCTGCAAAAGCCATCGAAGACATCGCCAGTGCAGGTGTGGATGCCATCATCGTGCAGGATCTGGGCATTGCACGTCTGGCCCGTGAAATCTGCCCGGAACTGGAAGTCCACGGTTCCACCCAGATGAGCATCACCAGCAAGGAAGGGGCAGAACTGGCCCACCGTTTTGGGGCCAACCGGGTGGTGCTGGGCCGCGAACTGAGCCTCAGGGACATTGAGCGCATTGCCAGCAGCACAGACATCGAACTGGAAGTCTTTGTGCACGGGGCGCTCTGCGTGTCTTACTCTGGCCAGTGCTTTTCCAGCGAAGCCTGGGGAGGCCGCAGTGCCAACCGGGGCCAGTGCGCCCAGGCCTGCCGCTTGCCTTACGACCTGATTGTGGATGGGCAATACAAAAACCTGGAAGAAGCCCGTTACCTGCTCTCCCCTGGCGACCTGTATGCCCTGCATCAGGTGCCAGAACTGATGCGCATCGGGGTGGACTGCTTCAAAATTGAAGGCCGCTACAAAGACGCCGAGTATGTGGCCATCACCACCCAGGCTTACCGCAAGGCCATCGATGAAACCTGGGAAACCGGAAGTTTTCACATCTCGCCTGAAGAAGAAAGGGACATCGAACAGGTGTACTCCAGAGGTCTGGGTCCGTGGTTCATGCAGGGCACCAACCACCGTCAGGTGGTGGGGGGTCGGGCTCCCCGTCACCGTGGGGTCAAACTTGGAGAGGTGACCGAAGTGGGGCGGGGTTTTGTGCGGGTCAAGTGTGCTTTCGAGCCAAAACCCGGAGAAGGTCTGGTCTTCGATGCCGCACAGCGCCGCAGCCCTGAACTGAAAGAAGAAGGGGGCAACATCTATGAAGTGGCTCCTGTCAAAAAAGGCATTTATGAACTGCGCTTTGGGAACGGTCAGATTGATTTCTCCAGAATTGCAGCAGGTGACTGGGTGTGGCGCAGCAATGACCCCACCATCCAGAAAAAACTGAAACCCCTCACAGAAGCCAGCAAACCCAGCTACACCCGCCCTGTGAGCTTTGAAGTGTATGCCCGGATGGGTGAAACCATGACCCTGATCGCAACGGACACCGAAGGGCACAGCGTGGTTGCCGTTTCAGAGAACCCTGTTCAACTGGCCCAGAACCGGGCACTGACCCTGGAAAGCCTCAAAACCCAGCTTGAGAAACTGGGGGGCACCCCTTTCCATCTGGCCGATTTCCATGCAGATGTGCAAGACGGGCTGTTCATGCCTCTGGGAGAACTCAACACCCTGAGGCGTCAGGCCGTCGATGACCTGCTGGCAGTGCGTGGAGGGTTGCCGCAACGGAAGGTCACTTCTGACCCCCACCTTGCTCGCTTCGCCTCGCTTTCCTCCCCCTCAGGGGGAGGACCTGTCGCAGACAGCGGAGGGGGACCTCAACTTCACCTGCTGGTCCGCACCCCAGAGCAACTGGAAGCTGCCCTTGAAGTGCATCCAGATTCCATCACGCTGGATTACCTGGAGCTTTACGGCCTGAAACCCAGCGTGCAGAAAGTCAAAGAAGCGGGAATCCGGGTGCGGGTGGCCAGTCCCAGAATTCTCAAACCCACCGAACAGAACATTCAGAAGTTCCTGCTTTCGCTGGATTGTGAAATTCTGGTGCGGTCTGGCGGACTGCTTGAAGGTCTGTTGCAGGTGGAGAACCGCCCTGCCCTCACTGGAGATTTCAGCCTGAACACGGCAAATGTGCTGACCGCAGAAACCTATCTGGATCTGGGGGCACAGGCCGTGACCCCCACCCATGACCTGAATGCCCGTCAGATTGAAGAACTGGCAGAAAAGCTGGGTGGAGACAAGCTGGAAGTCATCGCTTACCAGCACCTCCCGGTGTTTCACACCGAGCACTGCGTGTTCTGTCGTTTTTTAAGTGAGGGCACCGATTACACCAACTGCGGTCACCCCTGTGAATCCCACAAGGTGGCCCTGAAAGACAAACGGGGCCTGATGCACCCAGTCATGGCCGATGTGGGCTGCAGAAACACCGTCTTTGGTGCAGAAGCCCAGAGCGCCACCAAACACCTCTCTGGCTGGCTGGACAGCGGCATCCAGAATTACCGTCTGGAATTTGTGCACGAAAGCACAGAAGAAGTCCGTCAGGTTGCCCGTGCCTACCGGGATTTCCTGCAGGGCAGAATCACGGTTTCAGATCTGGAATCCCGCTTGCAGGAGGTCACCCCTCAGGGCATCACCGAGGGCAGCCTGTTTGTGCCCCATGATTTTGAGAACCTCACCCAGTTGATGTGA
- a CDS encoding nitrite/sulfite reductase: MHEWAKVGYEGIPADLVDLMKWHGIYPQRPQEDGFLMMRVKIQKGAVNGNTLRTIAGIAEDYGRDFLDVTDRQAFQFHWLTIQDVPDIYNRLDAVGLTAKGACGDTVRAVISSPVAGLDAREVIDVNDLANEIHHHFSGNVEYQDLPRKYKVSITGLPEQEGIHLINDLGFLAHKVNGEVGFDVWVGGGLGAQAHLAKRLGVFIKPEEVLEVAVAITRAYRDHGFRQNRKKSRLKYLIQDIGAERFREIVETEYLNRKLTDGPAAPVARFGGVDFVGVQKQKDGNYYIGVATTVGRITPAKARLLADIAEKYGADEIRTTPYQNLLVPHIKPEFIDQAIEELRQLDLAPNLTLRATTIACTGTQFCRLALTETKARTAAAIDYLEPRFLDLDVPITINLTGCSNACTRYQVADLGFMGANFSGQEVYNVHLAGSLGEAQRTGAKLKGRVPAEQLHIYTERVLNFFKKNKAPNESFVQFVDRVGTEPFLPDNVLAEVVA, encoded by the coding sequence ATGCACGAGTGGGCCAAGGTCGGATACGAAGGTATCCCCGCAGACCTGGTAGACCTCATGAAATGGCACGGCATTTACCCGCAGCGTCCCCAGGAAGACGGCTTCCTGATGATGCGCGTCAAAATTCAAAAAGGTGCAGTGAACGGCAACACCCTGCGCACCATTGCAGGCATCGCAGAAGACTACGGACGTGACTTCCTGGACGTGACCGACCGCCAGGCGTTCCAGTTCCACTGGCTGACCATTCAGGACGTTCCCGACATCTACAACCGTCTGGACGCTGTGGGCCTGACCGCCAAGGGCGCTTGCGGTGACACCGTTCGTGCAGTGATCTCCAGCCCTGTTGCAGGTCTGGATGCCCGCGAAGTCATCGATGTGAACGACCTCGCCAACGAGATCCACCACCACTTCTCTGGCAACGTGGAATACCAGGATTTGCCCCGCAAGTACAAGGTGTCCATCACCGGACTCCCCGAGCAGGAAGGCATCCACCTGATCAATGACCTGGGCTTCCTGGCCCACAAAGTCAATGGAGAAGTTGGCTTTGACGTGTGGGTCGGTGGCGGTCTGGGCGCACAGGCCCACCTCGCCAAACGCCTCGGGGTGTTCATCAAGCCCGAAGAAGTGCTGGAAGTGGCTGTGGCCATCACCCGCGCTTACCGCGATCACGGTTTCCGCCAGAACCGCAAAAAGAGCCGCCTGAAGTACCTGATCCAGGACATCGGAGCCGAGCGCTTCCGCGAGATCGTGGAAACCGAGTACCTGAACCGCAAACTCACCGACGGACCTGCCGCACCTGTGGCCCGTTTTGGTGGCGTGGATTTCGTGGGCGTGCAGAAGCAGAAAGACGGCAACTACTACATCGGGGTTGCCACCACCGTGGGCCGCATCACCCCTGCCAAAGCCCGTCTGCTCGCCGACATCGCAGAAAAATACGGTGCAGACGAAATCCGCACCACCCCCTACCAGAACCTGCTGGTTCCCCACATCAAACCTGAATTCATCGATCAGGCCATTGAAGAACTGCGTCAGCTGGACCTCGCACCCAACCTGACCCTGCGGGCCACCACCATCGCCTGCACCGGAACCCAGTTCTGCCGTCTGGCCCTCACCGAGACCAAGGCCAGAACCGCTGCAGCCATCGATTACCTGGAACCCAGGTTCCTGGACCTCGATGTGCCCATCACCATCAACCTGACCGGTTGCTCCAACGCCTGCACCCGCTATCAGGTCGCTGACCTGGGCTTCATGGGTGCCAACTTCAGCGGCCAGGAAGTGTACAACGTGCACCTGGCAGGTTCACTGGGAGAAGCCCAGCGCACCGGAGCCAAGCTCAAGGGCCGGGTTCCCGCTGAGCAGCTTCACATCTACACCGAGCGTGTGCTGAACTTCTTCAAGAAAAACAAAGCCCCCAATGAGTCTTTCGTGCAGTTTGTGGATCGTGTCGGCACTGAGCCCTTCTTACCAGACAACGTGTTAGCGGAGGTAGTGGCATGA
- the cysC gene encoding adenylyl-sulfate kinase, which yields MSTQGQVLWFTGLSGAGKSTLVYALAKELEAAGRSVEVLDGDAVRENLSRGLSFTKEDRDTNVKRIGFVAGLLARHGVTVLVSAISPYRDTRTEVVKGLPGGKEIFVDAPLDVVASRDVKGLYKRALAGEIAHFTGVSDPYEAPENPDIHLRTDLNSIEDCLNVLRRSVGLRVRELVGA from the coding sequence ATGAGCACCCAGGGACAGGTTCTGTGGTTCACCGGTTTGAGCGGAGCAGGAAAAAGCACCCTCGTTTACGCCCTTGCAAAAGAGCTTGAAGCTGCTGGTCGTTCTGTGGAAGTCCTGGACGGTGACGCTGTCCGTGAGAACCTCTCCAGGGGCCTGAGCTTCACCAAAGAAGACCGTGACACCAACGTGAAGCGCATCGGCTTTGTGGCTGGCCTGCTGGCCAGACACGGCGTGACCGTGCTGGTGAGTGCCATCAGCCCTTACCGCGACACCCGCACCGAAGTCGTGAAAGGTCTGCCAGGTGGCAAAGAAATCTTCGTGGATGCCCCTCTCGATGTGGTGGCCTCCCGCGATGTGAAGGGCCTGTACAAGCGTGCCCTCGCTGGCGAGATCGCCCACTTCACCGGTGTAAGTGACCCCTACGAAGCCCCCGAGAACCCTGACATCCACCTGCGCACCGACCTGAACAGCATCGAGGACTGCCTCAATGTGCTGCGCAGATCTGTCGGGCTGCGCGTGCGTGAACTGGTGGGAGCGTAA
- a CDS encoding phosphoadenylyl-sulfate reductase yields the protein MPEFSFTSHPTEVIQWALETYPDLTMPSAFNINGVVLIDLAYKAGYRGEVIFVDTGYHFHETLQTRDALQARYPELKFVTLNAGLSNEDTQYQTDPDGCCAVRKVAPLQNYLAEKAPSALLNGRSRDQADTRKDIPFVEEGKRTKINPLAYWDRCTLEAYVNAHDLPINPLYWDGFLSIGCWPCTRAVRPGEDARAGRWAGQGKTECGLWVGENTI from the coding sequence ATGCCCGAGTTCTCGTTCACATCACACCCGACCGAAGTCATCCAGTGGGCTTTAGAAACCTACCCTGACCTCACGATGCCCAGCGCATTCAACATCAACGGTGTGGTGCTCATCGACCTGGCCTACAAGGCAGGGTACCGGGGAGAGGTGATCTTCGTTGACACGGGATACCACTTCCACGAAACCCTGCAGACCAGAGATGCACTGCAGGCCCGTTACCCGGAACTGAAGTTCGTGACTCTGAATGCCGGTCTGAGCAACGAGGACACCCAGTACCAGACCGACCCGGATGGCTGTTGTGCCGTTCGCAAGGTTGCCCCTCTGCAGAATTACCTTGCAGAGAAGGCCCCCAGTGCCCTCTTGAACGGACGTTCCCGCGATCAGGCTGACACCCGCAAGGACATTCCTTTTGTGGAAGAAGGCAAACGGACCAAAATCAACCCCCTTGCCTACTGGGACCGCTGCACTTTAGAAGCCTACGTGAACGCCCATGACCTCCCCATCAACCCCCTGTACTGGGACGGTTTTTTAAGCATCGGATGCTGGCCCTGCACCAGAGCCGTGCGCCCCGGAGAAGACGCCAGAGCAGGCCGCTGGGCCGGGCAAGGCAAGACCGAATGCGGACTGTGGGTCGGAGAGAACACGATTTAA